One stretch of Schlesneria sp. DSM 10557 DNA includes these proteins:
- a CDS encoding MBL fold metallo-hydrolase: MPHYICSTCGTQYAETLQPPDSCLICTDERQYVKTSGQRWTTAPELRQSHRTTIKLEEPGLISIGIEPQFGIGQRAFFLRTPHGNVLWDCIPLLDGALVEMLNAMGGLAAIAISHPHYYSNVVEWSRAFGNIPVYLHAADRQWVMRPDDCIHFWQGETRPLLEGLTLIRCGGHFAGGSVLHWEDGAKGRGVLLSGDIIQVVADRKSVSFMYSYPNHIPLGPAAIQQIVNAVEPFRYDRIYGAFWDMVIERDGKTAVNSSAERYLQAIRQ, encoded by the coding sequence ATGCCTCATTACATCTGTTCCACGTGCGGCACGCAGTACGCCGAGACACTGCAGCCCCCTGATTCCTGTCTGATCTGCACTGATGAGCGTCAGTACGTGAAGACGTCTGGCCAGCGATGGACCACGGCGCCCGAACTACGGCAATCACATCGCACCACGATCAAGCTCGAAGAGCCGGGGTTGATCAGTATCGGCATCGAGCCTCAGTTCGGGATCGGGCAGCGAGCGTTCTTTCTCCGCACACCTCACGGAAACGTTCTCTGGGACTGCATCCCACTGCTCGACGGCGCGCTCGTGGAAATGCTCAACGCCATGGGAGGTCTGGCGGCAATCGCAATCTCACACCCGCACTACTACTCCAATGTCGTGGAGTGGAGCCGTGCATTCGGGAACATTCCGGTCTATCTGCACGCAGCCGACCGACAGTGGGTCATGCGGCCCGACGACTGCATCCACTTCTGGCAGGGAGAGACTCGGCCACTGCTCGAAGGGCTGACGCTCATTCGTTGCGGCGGACACTTCGCAGGGGGATCCGTCCTTCACTGGGAAGACGGTGCAAAGGGAAGGGGAGTCCTTCTCTCCGGGGATATCATCCAGGTCGTCGCGGACAGGAAGAGTGTCAGTTTCATGTACAGCTATCCTAATCACATACCCCTCGGCCCGGCAGCAATCCAGCAAATTGTGAACGCAGTCGAACCGTTTCGGTACGATCGCATCTACGGCGCATTCTGGGACATGGTCATCGAACGCGATGGAAAAACCGCCGTCAATTCCTCGGCAGAGCGATACCTGCAGGCGATAAGGCAATGA
- a CDS encoding ISAs1 family transposase, translated as MDLPLSTRPFPPYQARLRQAERQCHTTYNNGHGRRETRTIETITSLNSLLAQLGWSSVKQVFRITRTRISQDRESGERKKTTEVVFGITDLTRAQADAERLLEYNRAHWGIENKSHYTRDVTFREDAHQARSGFGPQLMAAARNTAIAICRLYRYPNIAEARREFAWNPHRLFCMLGFMNY; from the coding sequence GTGGATTTGCCGCTCTCGACGCGGCCTTTTCCCCCCTACCAAGCCAGGCTGCGGCAGGCTGAACGCCAATGCCACACGACATATAACAACGGGCATGGTCGCCGCGAGACACGCACGATCGAGACCATCACGTCCCTCAACTCGTTGCTCGCTCAACTGGGCTGGAGCAGCGTTAAGCAGGTCTTCCGGATCACTCGCACGAGAATCTCTCAAGACCGTGAATCAGGTGAACGCAAAAAGACCACCGAAGTGGTTTTCGGGATCACCGATCTGACCCGAGCGCAAGCTGATGCCGAACGCTTGCTCGAATACAACCGAGCGCATTGGGGTATTGAAAACAAGTCGCACTACACGCGCGATGTGACCTTCCGCGAAGACGCGCATCAGGCCAGATCTGGATTCGGTCCTCAACTCATGGCCGCAGCGCGGAACACGGCCATCGCAATTTGTCGACTGTACAGATACCCCAATATCGCCGAGGCACGACGAGAATTTGCCTGGAATCCTCATCGCCTCTTCTGCATGCTGGGCTTTATGAATTACTGA
- a CDS encoding transposase has translation MNGYEATAAGVQADQVIKLRHKKTRTNHTLRLISVRCSAHTSRGRRRGRKFSSTAPSSDGTLRIATDLLDVPAELIAEMYQLRWTIELFFRMFKHLLGCRHLLSTRQQGVEIQIYSALIACLLILLYTGRMPTKRTLELLCFYLIGWFDFDEIQGHIDKLKTASS, from the coding sequence GTGAACGGTTACGAGGCGACCGCAGCAGGAGTTCAGGCTGACCAAGTCATCAAATTGCGACACAAGAAGACACGAACCAACCATACCTTGAGGCTGATCTCCGTCCGCTGCTCCGCTCACACCAGCCGCGGTCGACGCCGGGGACGCAAGTTCTCCAGTACAGCCCCCAGCAGCGATGGAACACTGAGAATCGCCACGGATCTGCTGGACGTCCCCGCAGAACTGATCGCAGAGATGTATCAGCTTCGCTGGACCATCGAGCTCTTCTTCCGCATGTTCAAGCACCTGCTGGGCTGCCGCCACCTGCTGAGTACCCGACAGCAAGGTGTCGAGATTCAGATTTACTCCGCGCTCATCGCCTGCCTCTTGATTCTGCTTTACACCGGACGCATGCCGACCAAGCGGACGCTTGAGCTATTGTGCTTTTACCTGATCGGCTGGTTCGACTTCGATGAGATCCAAGGACACATCGATAAGCTTAAGACCGCGTCTTCCTGA
- a CDS encoding DUF6444 domain-containing protein: MSEIPAELLAEMTPAVRAFVASLLASMESQRARMQEEIDDLKAQVKRLTPQNSSMPPSTQHPHARPTPKPKSNSKRKRGGQDGHRRVVRQLVPIERCAEVHSLLPENCRRCGKVLTGADPEEKPQGHYMFSE, from the coding sequence ATGTCAGAGATACCCGCTGAGCTTTTAGCCGAGATGACGCCCGCCGTACGAGCGTTCGTCGCGTCTCTGTTAGCGAGTATGGAGTCCCAGCGGGCGAGGATGCAGGAAGAGATTGACGATCTCAAAGCCCAAGTCAAACGTCTGACGCCACAGAATTCGTCGATGCCTCCTTCCACGCAACATCCGCATGCTCGGCCGACTCCCAAGCCGAAATCCAATTCCAAGAGAAAGCGAGGCGGACAAGACGGGCATCGACGTGTTGTTCGCCAACTGGTCCCCATCGAACGCTGTGCAGAGGTGCATTCACTGCTTCCCGAAAACTGCCGACGCTGTGGCAAAGTCCTGACAGGAGCCGATCCCGAGGAGAAGCCACAGGGACACTACATGTTTTCAGAGTGA
- a CDS encoding transposase produces MARLARAEVFSPDEVAIVHVMNRVVRRCFLLGTDSLTGKNYDHRKGWIEDLLERYAACFGIDLLGFAILSNHFHLILRSRPDVVATWDDAEVARRWLLLCPIRKDDHGNPLEPNQAELDFIQNDARKLELIRLRLSDIGWWMRLLCQTVAMRANHEDNEIGRFWQSRFRAVRLLDEAALVACAAYVDLNPIRAAMADRLETSDYTSVQRRIQAQQNQSEFRNTVSPSDSSPTVIKPSRRSVKKTDDARTKQLSTADRFLAPLPLDERNGKTGPVACRTGARCSDKGFLPMTQENYLRLLRWTAKQLPREKLSRTSPELKEVLNKLDLNANAWLALVRKFGRLFYNVAGRPQTIELTRSRMGQHRHYVRRETREVFS; encoded by the coding sequence ATGGCCCGGTTAGCGCGTGCGGAAGTTTTCTCGCCCGATGAAGTGGCGATCGTGCATGTCATGAACCGAGTTGTTCGCCGTTGCTTTCTTCTGGGGACCGATTCCCTCACCGGCAAGAATTATGACCACCGGAAGGGGTGGATTGAAGATCTACTGGAACGCTATGCCGCCTGTTTCGGGATCGATCTGCTGGGCTTCGCGATTCTCTCGAACCATTTTCATCTAATCTTGCGGTCTCGGCCGGATGTGGTTGCCACTTGGGACGATGCGGAGGTCGCCAGACGGTGGCTGCTCCTTTGTCCCATCCGGAAGGATGATCACGGAAACCCCTTGGAGCCGAATCAGGCCGAGTTGGATTTCATTCAGAACGATGCCCGCAAGCTGGAACTTATCCGCTTGCGGTTGTCCGATATCGGCTGGTGGATGCGCCTGTTGTGTCAGACTGTGGCGATGCGCGCCAACCACGAGGACAACGAGATTGGCCGCTTCTGGCAAAGCCGATTTCGGGCGGTACGGCTTCTCGATGAAGCTGCCCTCGTCGCTTGTGCTGCCTATGTCGATTTAAACCCGATTCGAGCGGCGATGGCGGATCGACTGGAGACCAGTGACTACACCTCCGTGCAGCGCCGGATTCAAGCTCAACAGAACCAATCGGAGTTCCGCAACACCGTTAGTCCCAGCGACAGTTCACCGACAGTGATCAAACCATCCCGCCGTTCGGTCAAAAAGACGGACGACGCGAGAACGAAGCAACTATCAACCGCCGATCGATTTCTTGCCCCCTTGCCGCTGGACGAGCGGAATGGCAAGACGGGGCCGGTCGCATGCCGCACGGGAGCCCGGTGCAGCGACAAAGGCTTTCTGCCGATGACCCAGGAAAACTATCTTCGATTGCTCCGCTGGACGGCGAAGCAGCTTCCGCGTGAGAAGCTGTCCCGAACATCGCCTGAACTGAAAGAGGTCCTCAACAAGTTGGATCTGAACGCCAACGCCTGGTTGGCACTGGTCAGAAAGTTCGGCAGGCTGTTCTACAACGTCGCCGGTCGCCCACAGACGATCGAGTTGACGCGCAGCCGCATGGGCCAGCATCGGCACTACGTCCGAAGAGAAACCCGCGAAGTTTTCTCCTGA